In Limnohabitans sp. INBF002, one genomic interval encodes:
- a CDS encoding homoserine O-acetyltransferase — MTVHAKPMIATPQAMHFEQALQLQSGASVRDYTLAYETYGTLNADRSNAVLVCHALNASHHVAGVYEGQDKSEGWWDNMIGPGKPVDTNHFFVIGVNNLGSCFGSTGPMHTHPDTGKVYGADFPVVTVEDWVNAQALLLDRLGITQLAAVLGGSLGGMQALSWTLQYPDRVRHAVVVASAPNLTAENIAFNEVARRAIVTDPDFHGGHFYQHGVVPQRGLRIARMVGHITYLSDDVMNEKFGRELRDAVVGSATGYKYSTQDVEFQIESYLRYQGDKFSEYFDANTYLLITRALDYFDPARTYGGDLSAAFARTAAKFLLVSFTTDWRFSPARSREMVQALLDNQRDVSYAEIDAPHGHDAFLLDDARYMNVVRSYFARISGELPACSSNNGVQPALAAHTGGAA, encoded by the coding sequence ATGACCGTCCACGCCAAACCCATGATTGCCACGCCACAGGCGATGCACTTTGAGCAAGCTTTGCAATTGCAGAGCGGCGCCAGTGTGCGCGACTACACCCTGGCCTACGAGACCTACGGCACGCTCAACGCCGACCGTTCTAACGCCGTGCTGGTGTGCCACGCCCTCAACGCCTCGCACCATGTGGCGGGCGTGTACGAAGGCCAAGACAAAAGCGAAGGCTGGTGGGACAACATGATTGGCCCAGGCAAGCCCGTGGACACCAACCACTTCTTTGTGATTGGCGTGAACAACCTCGGCTCTTGCTTTGGCTCGACCGGCCCCATGCACACCCACCCCGACACGGGCAAGGTGTACGGCGCGGATTTCCCCGTGGTCACGGTGGAAGACTGGGTGAACGCCCAAGCCTTGCTGCTCGACCGTTTGGGCATCACCCAGCTCGCCGCCGTTTTAGGCGGCAGCTTGGGCGGCATGCAAGCCCTGAGCTGGACGCTGCAATACCCAGACCGCGTGCGTCACGCCGTGGTGGTGGCGAGTGCGCCCAACCTCACGGCTGAAAACATCGCTTTCAACGAAGTGGCACGCCGCGCCATCGTGACCGACCCTGACTTTCATGGTGGGCACTTCTATCAACACGGCGTTGTGCCGCAGCGCGGTTTGCGCATTGCTCGCATGGTGGGCCACATCACGTACCTCAGCGACGATGTGATGAACGAAAAATTTGGCCGCGAACTGCGTGATGCAGTCGTCGGCAGCGCCACCGGCTACAAGTACTCCACCCAAGATGTGGAGTTTCAAATCGAAAGCTACCTGCGCTACCAAGGCGACAAGTTCAGCGAGTACTTTGACGCCAACACCTATTTGCTCATCACCCGAGCCCTCGATTACTTCGACCCCGCCCGCACTTACGGCGGCGATTTGTCAGCCGCGTTTGCACGCACAGCCGCGAAGTTTTTGCTGGTGAGCTTCACCACCGATTGGCGCTTCTCACCCGCACGCAGCCGCGAGATGGTGCAAGCCCTGCTCGACAACCAACGCGATGTGAGCTACGCCGAAATCGACGCGCCACACGGCCACGATGCGTTCTTGCTGGACGACGCCCGCTACATGAATGTGGTGCGCTCGTACTTTGCGCGCATCAGCGGCGAGTTGCCGGCGTGCAGTTCTAACAACGGCGTCCAGCCCGCCTTGGCCGCGCACACCGGAGGTGCAGCATGA